Below is a window of Vulpes vulpes isolate BD-2025 chromosome 14, VulVul3, whole genome shotgun sequence DNA.
AGAATGCGGGGCGGCCGCCTCACAACCCCCCTTGGGTCGAGGTCGGCATAGACGCTGTCCGGGGACGGTCCCGAGCGGGGCCGACGCTGGCCGGGCCACAGCCACCAGCGGGCCCGTGTCCAGGGGCAGCGGGGGGCTGCTGACCAGGCCGCCGTGGGCTTGAGGGGGTCAGGGGTCAGCCCGGCTGCTGGCTTATCTGATGGCTGCGGGGGCCCCGGTTGGAGGCTGTGCATGCGAGGCCCTGCTGTCCACTTGGGGCCGAGGGTCTCGCGAGGCCTCCCACAGCCCCGCGGACGGGGCTTCCCGGGGCCAGGAAGGCTCCTCTGCTCTGCTGGGGCCGCAGCTCCAGGGCCGAGGCCGGACGTGCTCGAGGTGCGCCCCTTCGTCCCAGCGCCTTCTCCCCTGCCCCGCGCCTCAGCCCGCCCAGCTGGGGCCTCGAACCCAGGCCCCGGGCGAGATCGGCCGCTCGGCCGCCTTCAGAGAGCAAGTGGGCGGTGGACGTGAGATGCTGCCTCACGGGGAGCGTCTGCCCGCAGGTCCAGACCTCAAGTCCCGGGGTGGAGGCCCTCCTGGGAGGTGTCTCGGGGATCTGGGCCAGGTCCAGGCTGGGGGCACGGGTCGGGGGCCACAGCCATGGGGGTCAGTGGGCTGTGCCCCAGGAGAAAACTCTCGTCCTGTCTGTGGCATTGAACCCCCGAGACCCAGGCGCAGATTCCCAGTCCTGGGGCTGCTTTCAGTGAACTTCTGGAACATTCCCTGCctttcctggggcatctgggctACCTGAGCTCGCGCTGGCTGGAGCCTCTCATCTCCCTGCAGAATGTTTGCTGAGCCATGTTTGCTCTGTGCCTCAGAGAGCAAGGCTGTGGGTTTGGAGCGATGTTGCTGGGGGGACGGTCCTGCACCCCCCTGAGAGCCTCAGTCCCACGCTCAGTCCAGCTGTGGGTCCTGAGTGGACAGCCCCTGCCGCTCCTCCATGGATGCATTTGCAGGTCTCCACCTGCCGCCGACCTAGACGTCAGTGCAGAAGGGCTCGTGGAGGTCATAGGACCGGATTGGCACGGAGGCCATCGGGGGCCTCTGAGCTGGATGTCAGGCGTGGGGAGGTggcccctgggctgggggctTCTAGGCTGTGGTGGGTGTGGGAGGCAGGGGTGCAGGCAGCTCGGAAGGCCGGGTTCTGAGGCCGTGGTGGGGCACCTGACTCACATCCAGGGGAGCAGTTGGCAGCCAGGGTGGACTGGGGCCCGGCTGGGCAGCTTCCCTGGCTCAGCGGCGGTGCCCCTGGGTTGTTCCAAGGCAGCGTGGGGCACGTGGGTGCTGTCCTTAGGGCTCGTGAGGCTGTGGGGAGGTTCCCCAGCAGCGCTTCAGAGCCGAGCCATGGGGCCAGCGACCACCTCCACCGTGGACCCCACCCACGGGCAGCGGACAGCTCAGCTTACACCTACTGGGGACCCCGACTGGCACCCAGGGGCTTCCAGCTGCGCAGCAGGGCCAGGCCGACTCCCGGAGCCCttgaggggtgaggggtgagggctTGGGGTGGTGTCTGCTAGCAGGTGTCCCTGGGCTCCCATGCGCCGGCCGTGCGTGTCCTTGTGGGGGCACCGAGGGAAGCCCGGGGCCAGGGCCGGCAGCCCCGCAGCCTGCCACCCACCTGGCCCCAGACGGCACCAACACCCCGAGGCTGAGGGCGGGTGGCCGGAGGGGCCCTGTCCTTCCTGCTCAGGCGGCCTGGGGTCTCCCCCGAGCTCGAGCCGCACGCCGGGGGGATAATGCAGAGAGAGCACTGAAGGTGCTCGGAGGTGTTGGCACGCTCGGTCTGTGGCGGGACGCGGGGCTGCTCGGCCCCCAGGGTGGCCCGCAGGGCATTCGGCTCTGTCCCGGGGGACCTGGCAAAGTTCCGCGGCGTGTTGCCCGGCAGCCACTGTCGTGCCTGTGCCCTCACGCCTGCATGGCATGAGCGGCCAGGTGGGCCGTGCTGGGTCCCAGGAGGGGctgctcagcccccagcccaccgGGACGGGACATGGGGATGTGGTGGGCGCCGAGCCCCTCTGAGGAGCCATCCCCCTGCCTTCCGCCCTGGGCCGAGGGGCAGGAGAGCGTGGGGCTCTGTCTGCAGAGTCGCGCCGAGGACAGGAGCTCCCCAACCTCAGGCCCTTCCAGGCTGCCCACTGGTTCCCAGCTCCCGGACAGGAAGGGACCAGGCGCCTCCTCCCTTGGTGCTGGCAGGTGCACGGCCCCGGTCCCTGCCCGACCCGCCGAGCAACCACCATGGTCACCAACGAGCGGCTGTGTCAGGGGCGGCGTGGGCCGTGGAGGGCAGCGTGATGAGCGGGGGCGGATGGGTGACGCGCCCGGGACGACCCGCCAGCCCCCGGGCCCCGACTCTGGCCGGTGGCCTCCCTTTCTTTGCTCCCCTGTGAAGCAAGAATGTGGGAGAGAGCTGGGCGGCGGTGCGGGTGGGTCTCACGCCCCTCTCTTCCTGCGCAGCGCGGACGGGGACTTTGCGGTCACCCACCTGACCAAGGCCCACCTCTTCTACGACGGCCGGGTCCAGTGGACACCCCCCGCCATCTACAAGAGCTCGTGCAGCATCGACGTCACCTTCTTCCCATTCGACCAGCAGAACTGCACCATGAAGTTCGGGTCCTGGACGTACGACAAGGCCAAGATAGACCTGGTGAGCATGCACAGCCGCGTGGACCAGCTGGACCTGTGGGAGAGCGGCGAGTGGGTCATCGTGGACGCCGTGGGCACCTACAACACCAGGAAGTACGAGTGCTGCGCCGAGGTCTACCCGGACATCACCTACGCCTTCGTCATCCGGCGCCTGCCGCTCTTCTACACCATCAACCTCATCATCCCCTGCCTGCTCATCTCCTGCCTCACCGTGCTCGTCTTCTACCTGCCGTCGGAGTGCGGCGAGAAGATCACGCTGTGCATCTCCGTGCTGCTCTCGCTCACCGTCTTCCTGCTGCTCATCACCGAGATCATCCCCTCCACCTCGCTGGTCATCCCGCTCATCGGCGAGTACCTGCTCTTCACCATGATCTTCGTCACGCTGTCCATCGTCATCACGGTCTTCGTGCTCAACGTGCACCACCGCTCGCCGCGCACGCACACCATGCCCGCCTGGGTCCGCCGGGTCTTCCTGGACGTCGTGCCCCGCCTGCTCTTCATGAAGCGGCCGTCCGTGGTCAAGGACAACTGCAGGCGGCTCATCGAGTCCATGCACAAGATGGCCAGCGCCCCGGGCTTCTGGCCCGAGCCCGAGGGGGAGCCCGGCGTCCCGAGCGGAACCCAGAGCCGGGGCCCCTCGCGCTCCCCGTCCTTCTGCGGCCCCGTGGACGAGCCGGCCAAGCCCCCGCCGGCCTGCAAGTCGCCCTCGGGCCAGGCCCCTGCTCTGCGGCCCTCAGAGGCGGAGGAAGCGAGCCCCCGCCCCTCGCCTGACTCCTGCCGCCCCCTCACCAAAGCCCGGTCCCTGAGTGTCCAGCACGTGTCCGGCCCTCCCGAAGGGGCGGAGGACGGCGTCCGCTGCCGGTCCCGGAGCATCCAGTACGGCGGTCCCCAGGATGCCACCGCCTCTGAAGCTGGGGGCCCCGTGGCCGGCTCCCCCGCCTTGCTCAAGGCCAGCTCGGCCGAGCTCCCGGCCCCAGAGCAGCCCTCTCCCTGCAAATGCAGGTGCAAGAAGGAGCCGTCCCCGAGCACCGTGCCCAAAGCCCGGGGCACCAAAGTGCCCCCCCGGCACCTGCCCCTGTCTCCGGCCCTGACGCGGGCGGTGGAGGGCGTCCAGTACATCGCGGACCATCTGAAGGCCGAGGACACAGACTTCTCGGTAAGTGTCCGCCTGTGGCTCAGTCCGGAGGCGTCCCTGGCGCTGTCCCTGGGGGGACGCTGCTTCCTTTCCTCTCGGGAGGAGGGCGTGGCCCCCGACACCCAGCACTGGGCCCCGGAGCTCTGGGGGGCCTGCAGCCCCCCCACCcgtcctttccctcctccctgagCATCCAATACCTACGGgtggcccctggggccccgtgtggcTGGTGCGGGCAGGGGCGTCCTGTGTCACCAGGGCGGGGAGCCTGCAGGCACAGGGAGGCCTGGCCTGGGAAGTCCCTGGCCACCGGAGTGCCTCTGGGGAGGTACGAGGGGGCTGTgccccggggcaggggcgggagaggggaagggcaggggctgTGTCTGGGGGACAGCCCGGCCTCGGGGGCCAGCACCCCGCATGTCAAGCTGGGGAGAAGGGGCGGTAATACGGCCGAGCTGCAGGACCTGGGCCCCGGGGACCCGGGGCAGCAGGAGGGACGTGGGGTGTCTGCAAAGGTCCAGGCTGGGGGGCAGCGCTCGGGtcggggggcgggcagggggagggagagcaggccgccctgggcccagcccctgccccgcgGCGTCCCCCCGGTCCTCGTCGGCCGTGTCCTGCCGTGACGACGCTGCTCCTCCTTGTCCCTGCATCCACCGCGGTCACAGCCCCGGACCGCCCAGGGGGCCCTGCGAGCGGCCGAGCCGCTTCCCCAGACACCCGGCTGGACCTCAGGAGGCAGAGGAGCCATTCTGGAGGTTTCTGGAAGGTCTGCCCGGGAGAAGCTGCTTCTCGACCTCATTTTGCTGCAGCTCTTGAGCAGCGGGCAGCGGCCCTGAGCCGCTCGGGGTGTGACCCGGACCCCGGGGAGCCTGGCGGGCGGGTGGCGCTCTGCGGCTGGGCCCAGCCCCTCGTTTGTGTGCGGGGCACGTGCAGCCGCCGCGACCTGGTTCCGGCTTCGGGCGGCAGAGGCCCCGGGGAGCGAAGTGCGGCCGGGGACGGGCCTCGGAGGCTCGGGCGGCTTTGTCCACGAGGCTTTCATCCTCGGGTGGGGGACGCACGCAGGGGACCAGAGACAAAGCGGAGGCCGCTGCAGCTCGGCCGCCCGGAACGGACGGTCCTGCACGGACTTTTTATTTATAAGTGACCTTGCCTGCTCTCCGGTGTCGGCTTGGTTTTAAACCATCGGGGAGTCTCGGATTCCATGAAAAAACAGCAGAAGGTGGCAGCGGAGAGCGCTCTGCACCCTGCCACCCCTTCCGGAGCCCCGGGCTGCGTCCTTTTCCTTCCCCCGGGGCCCGGGGAGGCTGAGGTGGGGGCTCGGGAGCCAGGGCCGAGGAGCGCCCGGCCTGGTTGGGGCCTGGGGTG
It encodes the following:
- the CHRNA4 gene encoding neuronal acetylcholine receptor subunit alpha-4 isoform X4 — encoded protein: MMTTNVWVKQEWHDYKLRWDPADYENVTSIRIPSELIWRPDIVLYNNADGDFAVTHLTKAHLFYDGRVQWTPPAIYKSSCSIDVTFFPFDQQNCTMKFGSWTYDKAKIDLVSMHSRVDQLDLWESGEWVIVDAVGTYNTRKYECCAEVYPDITYAFVIRRLPLFYTINLIIPCLLISCLTVLVFYLPSECGEKITLCISVLLSLTVFLLLITEIIPSTSLVIPLIGEYLLFTMIFVTLSIVITVFVLNVHHRSPRTHTMPAWVRRVFLDVVPRLLFMKRPSVVKDNCRRLIESMHKMASAPGFWPEPEGEPGVPSGTQSRGPSRSPSFCGPVDEPAKPPPACKSPSGQAPALRPSEAEEASPRPSPDSCRPLTKARSLSVQHVSGPPEGAEDGVRCRSRSIQYGGPQDATASEAGGPVAGSPALLKASSAELPAPEQPSPCKCRCKKEPSPSTVPKARGTKVPPRHLPLSPALTRAVEGVQYIADHLKAEDTDFSVKEDWKYVAMVIDRIFLWVFIIVCLLGTAGLFLPPWLAGMI
- the CHRNA4 gene encoding neuronal acetylcholine receptor subunit alpha-4 isoform X2 → MELGGPGAPPPPLPALLLLLGAGFLPVSSHVETRAHAEERLLKTLFSGYNKWSRPVANISDVVLVHFGLSIAQLIDVDEKNQMMTTNVWVKQEWHDYKLRWDPADYENVTSIRIPSELIWRPDIVLYNNADGDFAVTHLTKAHLFYDGRVQWTPPAIYKSSCSIDVTFFPFDQQNCTMKFGSWTYDKAKIDLVSMHSRVDQLDLWESGEWVIVDAVGTYNTRKYECCAEVYPDITYAFVIRRLPLFYTINLIIPCLLISCLTVLVFYLPSECGEKITLCISVLLSLTVFLLLITEIIPSTSLVIPLIGEYLLFTMIFVTLSIVITVFVLNVHHRSPRTHTMPAWVRRVFLDVVPRLLFMKRPSVVKDNCRRLIESMHKMASAPGFWPEPEGEPGVPSGTQSRGPSRSPSFCGPVDEPAKPPPACKSPSGQAPALRPSEAEEASPRPSPDSCRPLTKARSLSVQHVSGPPEGAEDGVRCRSRSIQYGGPQDATASEAGGPVAGSPALLKASSAELPAPEQPSPCKCRCKKEPSPSTVPKARGTKVPPRHLPLSPALTRAVEGVQYIADHLKAEDTDFSVKEDWKYVAMVIDRIFLWVFIIVCLLGTAGLFLPPWLAGMI
- the CHRNA4 gene encoding neuronal acetylcholine receptor subunit alpha-4 isoform X3; translation: MSSHVETRAHAEERLLKTLFSGYNKWSRPVANISDVVLVHFGLSIAQLIDVDEKNQMMTTNVWVKQEWHDYKLRWDPADYENVTSIRIPSELIWRPDIVLYNNADGDFAVTHLTKAHLFYDGRVQWTPPAIYKSSCSIDVTFFPFDQQNCTMKFGSWTYDKAKIDLVSMHSRVDQLDLWESGEWVIVDAVGTYNTRKYECCAEVYPDITYAFVIRRLPLFYTINLIIPCLLISCLTVLVFYLPSECGEKITLCISVLLSLTVFLLLITEIIPSTSLVIPLIGEYLLFTMIFVTLSIVITVFVLNVHHRSPRTHTMPAWVRRVFLDVVPRLLFMKRPSVVKDNCRRLIESMHKMASAPGFWPEPEGEPGVPSGTQSRGPSRSPSFCGPVDEPAKPPPACKSPSGQAPALRPSEAEEASPRPSPDSCRPLTKARSLSVQHVSGPPEGAEDGVRCRSRSIQYGGPQDATASEAGGPVAGSPALLKASSAELPAPEQPSPCKCRCKKEPSPSTVPKARGTKVPPRHLPLSPALTRAVEGVQYIADHLKAEDTDFSVKEDWKYVAMVIDRIFLWVFIIVCLLGTAGLFLPPWLAGMI
- the CHRNA4 gene encoding neuronal acetylcholine receptor subunit alpha-4 isoform X1 yields the protein MCKCPEVGGTGRKPGLVVPPGRLPPSVPTVSSHVETRAHAEERLLKTLFSGYNKWSRPVANISDVVLVHFGLSIAQLIDVDEKNQMMTTNVWVKQEWHDYKLRWDPADYENVTSIRIPSELIWRPDIVLYNNADGDFAVTHLTKAHLFYDGRVQWTPPAIYKSSCSIDVTFFPFDQQNCTMKFGSWTYDKAKIDLVSMHSRVDQLDLWESGEWVIVDAVGTYNTRKYECCAEVYPDITYAFVIRRLPLFYTINLIIPCLLISCLTVLVFYLPSECGEKITLCISVLLSLTVFLLLITEIIPSTSLVIPLIGEYLLFTMIFVTLSIVITVFVLNVHHRSPRTHTMPAWVRRVFLDVVPRLLFMKRPSVVKDNCRRLIESMHKMASAPGFWPEPEGEPGVPSGTQSRGPSRSPSFCGPVDEPAKPPPACKSPSGQAPALRPSEAEEASPRPSPDSCRPLTKARSLSVQHVSGPPEGAEDGVRCRSRSIQYGGPQDATASEAGGPVAGSPALLKASSAELPAPEQPSPCKCRCKKEPSPSTVPKARGTKVPPRHLPLSPALTRAVEGVQYIADHLKAEDTDFSVKEDWKYVAMVIDRIFLWVFIIVCLLGTAGLFLPPWLAGMI